The DNA segment ATTGACATCCTGGATGCTGCGGGGAAAGAGAAAGCACGCAGGCTGCCCCGAGATGTCACTGTTCTGAACTGTGATCTCTCGGAGCTCGGTCAAATCAGTCCGCTTCTGGATGAGACCTTTCCCGACCTGCTGATTCACCTTGCTGCCCAAAGTTCTGCAGGAAAATCTTTTGACGACCCCCATGGGACATTCATTTCGAACGCGGTCGGGAGCCTGAATCTGCTTGAGAGCATGAGAAAAAAGGAATACCATGGAAAGGCCGTTTTTGTCGGGACCTCCGAGATGTACCGGGGAGGAAAAGAACGGGTTCCGGTCAATGAGGACGCCCCTTTTCTTCCTGTCAGCCCGTATGCTGCAAGCAAAGCCGCACAGGACATGATGGCTGAACAGTACAGCCAGTGTTATGCCCTCAAGATTGTTAGAACCCGGTCGTTCAGCCACACCGGTCCAGGGCAGACAACGGTGTTCGCAATCCCTGCCTTTGCCCAGCAGCTTGCTCTTATCGGGGCTGGGAAGAAAGAGCCGGTTCTCGAAGTCGGCAATCTGGATGTGGTCCGCGACTATACGGATGTGCGTGATGTTGCAAGGGCCTATGTTCTTTTGCTTGAGAAGGGAAGGCCGGGGGAGGCATACAATGTGTCCTCCGGCAAGGGCCGCTCGGTGAGAGATATCCTCATGAAGATGATTGAGATTTCAGGGTTAAAGGTTGAGCTGAAAACCATTCCGTCCAAGATCAGAAGGTCAGACATTGAGTATCTTGTCGGAGACAATTCGAAGATATCCAGGGAGACCGGCTGGAGACCTGACTTCGGAATAGATGAAACGCTCTCTTCCGTGCTCGAATACTGGCGGGAGCAAGTCAGGGAGGGCACCACACCAGGCGGCAAGCAGAGTCTCGTGAGGGGGTAAAGGCATGTACAAGATCTGTGTCGTTGGAACAGGGTACGTTGGGCTTGTAACCGGTGCATGCCTGGCTGACTTTGGGAATCAGGTCACCTGTGTTGACTCCGATTCGTCAAAAATCGCCAAGCTAAGAAAGCTCACGGTTCCATTCTTTGAGTACGGGCTTGAAGAGATTGTAAAGAGAAACGTCCGCGAAGGGCGACTCTCTTTTTCGGAATCACTGAAGGATTCGGTCAGGGAGTCGCTCGTGATTTTCATCGCAGTCGGAACGCCCACAGATTCAAAAGGGGAGACTGACCTGGGAAGCGTGAAGGCGGCCGCTGCCGAAATAGGCAAAAGCATGAACGGATATAGACTGATAGTGGAGAAAAGCACGGTTCCCGTTGGAACATCGAGGATGGTGGAAGAAATCGTCAGAAAGAGTATGCGCGGACGCTACTCCTTTGATGTCGCGTCCAACCCGGAGTTCCTGAGGGAAGGATCGGCAGTCGAGAACTTCCTGCGCCCGGATAGAGTCGTGATCGGCACAAGGTCCAAAAAGGCGGAGAAAATCCTGTCTGAAATATACAGACCGCTCTATCTCATTGAAACACCGATGGTGAAGACCAATGTGGAGACTGCTGAATTGATAAAGTACGCCTCAAATGCATTCCTGGCCACAAAGGTTTCTTTCATAAACGAAGTTGCAGTGGTTTGTGAGAAAGTGAATGCAGACGTGCAGGTCGTCGCAAAGGGGATGGGGCTCGACCGGAGAATCGGACCGAAGTTCCTGCATGCCGGCCCCGGGTACGGCGGCTCTTGCTTCCCGAAAGATACAAAGGCATTCATCGAATTCAGCTCTGTGCTTGGCCTTGATCTGAAGATAGTGAAGGCGACGATTGAGGCGAACAACAGACAGAAAAAACTGATGGTTGAAAAGATAAGCCGCGCTATTTCGGGTACAAGAGGGAAGACTATTTGTGTCCTGGGTCTGTCCTTCAAGCCTGAGACGGACGACGTCAGGGAGGCCCCATCAATCTACATCATCAAGGAACTCAAGAAGAGAGGGGCGAAGATAAAAGCATTTGACCCGGTCGCAATGCCGTCTGCTTCACAAGTGCTCTCCGGAGTCGAGTTCTGTGCAAATTCCTACGATGCTGCAAAAGGAAGCCATTGCGTTGTCATTGTGACCGAGTGGAACGAGTTTAGACGGCTGGATTTTGCCAAGCTCAAGAGAATCATGAAGACACCAGTTCTTGTTGATCTCAGAAATGTCTATGACCCTGAGGTTCCAGCTGCTGCAGGGTTCAAGTACTTCGGCGTTGGGAGATGAATCGCCGGTTCAAGGAGGTTCAATGATTGACGGAGTCAAGACAAAAAAGCTCAAGCTTATTCCTGATGAGAGAGGGTATCTCATGGAAATGCTGAGGAGCGATGACGAAATCTTCAGAGGTTTTGGACAGGTGTATCTCACGGTCGCTTACGACGGTGTCGTAAAAGGGTGGCACTATCACAAGAAGCAGACCGACTATTTTGTCGTCGTGCGGGGCATGATGAAGGTTGTTCTTTATGACCAGAGGGAGAATTCACCGACACGGGGAGAGGTTAACGAGTTCGTCATGGGAGAATTGAACCCCATGCTTCTTGTGATTCCCCCGGAAATCGTTCACGGCATGAAAGCGGTTGGGGGCCAGGCCGGGTATCTGATAAACTGCCCGGACCAGGTGTACAATCATGAATCTCCCGACGAGTACAGGATTGATCCTCACGAAGGCGGGATTCCGTACGATTGGGCAAGGAAAGACGGCTGAGGTGCCGCGGCAGGCCTGGAGATGTCCTTGAACCGACTTTCCGAAAATTTCTGGACTCCCTTCTTGGACGAGGGAGCGACCCCGAAGGGGACGAATTTGCGCTGTTTGAGACCGAAGGTCGAGTTCGCAAATTCGAGTGAGGGAGTCCAAGAAGGATCGACATTTTCGGCAGGAGGGAAAGGACATCTCGAAGAGCAGCCGAGCCGGGCTGCTACAGGACATCCAACGTGGTTTATTAGCAAGTGGAGGCGGGCTAGAAGTGCCAGTTAGCATTTCACTCAACGAAAGCAAGCTTCTTGTCACGGGCGGGGCAGGTTTCATTGGCTCCAACTTCGTCCGGCATCTTCTCGGCAAGTACAAAGGTGTTACGATTGTCGTGCTGGACAAGCTCACGTATGCCGGAAACCTTGCGAACCTGGCCTCAGTTGAGAATGACAAAAGGTATTCGTTCGTAAAAGGTGATATATGCGACATGGCAGTCGTCGAGCGCACCATGGCAGGCTGCAACGTCGTTCTCAACTTCGCTGCCGAGACACACGTTGACAGGGCAATTGGCGACCCGGGCAGTTTTGTAACGACCGATGTCTATGGAAGCTACGTTCTCCTCGAGACGGCGAAACGGCTGGGCATAGAGAAATTCGTTCAGATTTCAACGGATGAAGTATACGGCGAGATACTCGGTGATCCCGTGAAAGAGGACGCGCAGCTTTTGCCGAGGAACCCGTACTCGGCCAGCAAAGCCGGCGCAGATAGACTCGCGTATTCTTACTATGCAACCTATGGATTGCCGGTGATAATAACCCGGTGCTCAAACAACTACGGCCCGAACCAGTACCCGGAGAAGATGATTCCCCTCTTCGTGACAAATGCGATGGAGGACAAACCCCTCCCAGTCTACGGAGACGGAAAGAATACCCGGGACTGGATTTTTGTGGAAGATCACTGCACGGCACTTGAACTTCTCGTTGAGCGGGATAGTGTGAACGGAGAAGTATTCAACATCGGCGCTGGAGCGGAGCTAAGTGTTCTGCAAATGGCGTCGAAAATCCTTTCGATCCTTAACAAACCTAACTCTCTAATCCGCTTCGTTAAGGACAGGCTGGGTCACGATAGACGGTATGCCCTCAATTTCGACAAGATAAGAAATGCCACTGGCTGGTCTCCATCACTTGGATTTGACGAAGGATTGTCGCGGACAGTGAGGTGGTATCTTGAAAACAGGGATTGGTGGGAAAGGATCAAATCTGGTGAGTTCAGGAAATACTATGAGGCAATGTACAAGTTTTCATAATCTCCGCAGCCGGGACAGGCGGTCGGCGCTGGACAGGGCGCTCATCCTATGGGCTCTGATTCTCACGGGTGTTCTCGCCCTCCTTCCCCCGTCATGCATCGCACAGGGACAGGCTGGCTCGGGACAAGAAGAGGGGAAAATCGGACGGACTGGCGGACTTGAGTCCATAAGGCTACAGACCTCCCTCCAGGCCAGCGAGAAGACCATCTCTATACCGGCCAGAGAAGCCGCGGAAGAAAAGGTTCTCCTCGAGGGAGTCATAGGTCCGGGTGCTTATGTGCTTGGACCTGGAGATGCCCTCTTGCTCACAGCTTGGGGGAAGACTAATTTCACCTTCACCCTTGAGATTGACCCCGAAGGCAAGGCAGTCGTCCCTAATGTCGGTGAAATGGTCCTTGCCGGCAAGTCGCTCCACGATGCGAAAAAGGAAATAATCAAGGCTGTCAGCCGATACCTGAAAGATGTGTCTTTGAGTGTGAGTCTTGCCCGGCTGAGAGTTTTCAAAGTCTATCTTCTGGGAGAAGTGCCAAGGCCCGGCATGTACAGAGCATCCGGTACGGCCAGGGTGTCGGAGGTCATCCAGGATGCCGGCGGGCTGACGAAAATCGGTTCAAGGAGAAACATAGAACTGAGGACTAATGCCGGATACGCGCAAGGGGTCGATCTTGATGCATTCACTTTCATGGGCAGTCTCGAGAAAAATCCGCAGGTTTCAGGCGGTGATGTGATTTTTGTGCCTCCGAGGCAGCACACGTTCATGGTGGTCGGAAGCGTT comes from the Candidatus Eisenbacteria bacterium genome and includes:
- a CDS encoding GDP-mannose 4,6-dehydratase, producing the protein MRILITGILGFVAGYVISELKDKGHEIVGIDILDAAGKEKARRLPRDVTVLNCDLSELGQISPLLDETFPDLLIHLAAQSSAGKSFDDPHGTFISNAVGSLNLLESMRKKEYHGKAVFVGTSEMYRGGKERVPVNEDAPFLPVSPYAASKAAQDMMAEQYSQCYALKIVRTRSFSHTGPGQTTVFAIPAFAQQLALIGAGKKEPVLEVGNLDVVRDYTDVRDVARAYVLLLEKGRPGEAYNVSSGKGRSVRDILMKMIEISGLKVELKTIPSKIRRSDIEYLVGDNSKISRETGWRPDFGIDETLSSVLEYWREQVREGTTPGGKQSLVRG
- a CDS encoding UDP-glucose/GDP-mannose dehydrogenase family protein; the protein is MYKICVVGTGYVGLVTGACLADFGNQVTCVDSDSSKIAKLRKLTVPFFEYGLEEIVKRNVREGRLSFSESLKDSVRESLVIFIAVGTPTDSKGETDLGSVKAAAAEIGKSMNGYRLIVEKSTVPVGTSRMVEEIVRKSMRGRYSFDVASNPEFLREGSAVENFLRPDRVVIGTRSKKAEKILSEIYRPLYLIETPMVKTNVETAELIKYASNAFLATKVSFINEVAVVCEKVNADVQVVAKGMGLDRRIGPKFLHAGPGYGGSCFPKDTKAFIEFSSVLGLDLKIVKATIEANNRQKKLMVEKISRAISGTRGKTICVLGLSFKPETDDVREAPSIYIIKELKKRGAKIKAFDPVAMPSASQVLSGVEFCANSYDAAKGSHCVVIVTEWNEFRRLDFAKLKRIMKTPVLVDLRNVYDPEVPAAAGFKYFGVGR
- a CDS encoding dTDP-4-dehydrorhamnose 3,5-epimerase family protein — protein: MIDGVKTKKLKLIPDERGYLMEMLRSDDEIFRGFGQVYLTVAYDGVVKGWHYHKKQTDYFVVVRGMMKVVLYDQRENSPTRGEVNEFVMGELNPMLLVIPPEIVHGMKAVGGQAGYLINCPDQVYNHESPDEYRIDPHEGGIPYDWARKDG
- the rfbB gene encoding dTDP-glucose 4,6-dehydratase — translated: MPVSISLNESKLLVTGGAGFIGSNFVRHLLGKYKGVTIVVLDKLTYAGNLANLASVENDKRYSFVKGDICDMAVVERTMAGCNVVLNFAAETHVDRAIGDPGSFVTTDVYGSYVLLETAKRLGIEKFVQISTDEVYGEILGDPVKEDAQLLPRNPYSASKAGADRLAYSYYATYGLPVIITRCSNNYGPNQYPEKMIPLFVTNAMEDKPLPVYGDGKNTRDWIFVEDHCTALELLVERDSVNGEVFNIGAGAELSVLQMASKILSILNKPNSLIRFVKDRLGHDRRYALNFDKIRNATGWSPSLGFDEGLSRTVRWYLENRDWWERIKSGEFRKYYEAMYKFS